A part of Ignavibacteriales bacterium genomic DNA contains:
- a CDS encoding type II/IV secretion system protein, producing MIETNLELTDKIGYLLFKKGIIDAQMLERALNAKINDKSKIKRNLAQILVQDFNYDHDTIFREVAVLYAFRELDVRVEEIPASKLEAIKGLINSSGENLKNQMLEHHVIPFMFDEKIKDKLILASIDPTDRNIPKIAFGLNVKKYEVIFIKKKDYEKLIQLILPPENIYLKMMEDESADMIHLERDESGLDEQELDAEINKSALINLVEAALVEGVRKGASDIHFVPKVGNKTEIYFRLDGELQLWHTQENTLPEAIVSVIKDRGKGMDRFEREMAQDGFMQREIDDHIIRYRVSVLPMVGTELKNKFESIVIRILDDRKVITDLEKLGLSGYSKDAFIKAIKQPQGMVILTGPTGSGKSTTLVAALYQVIDPTVNVLTVEDPVEYVIKGARQLKIGFKMNFEQAIRSILRHDPDIVLVGEMRDKETAEVAVKLANTGHLTFSTLHTNDAPSAVARLYKMGIEPFLIAYAINLIVAQRLIRRLCNDCKKKLANFDEPLMEAAGLNIAEWRNYTVYEAKGCSKCGGSGYKGRLAIHEALYFTKEIRQIIVRSGEDVDEEKVRIQAKKDGTLNLREAGLEKVKLGLSSIEEVLASTSDE from the coding sequence ATGATCGAAACAAATCTTGAGCTTACTGATAAAATAGGTTATCTCTTATTTAAGAAGGGAATAATAGATGCCCAAATGCTTGAGAGGGCGCTAAATGCTAAAATTAATGATAAGAGTAAGATAAAAAGAAATCTTGCACAAATACTCGTTCAGGATTTTAATTATGATCACGATACAATATTTCGAGAAGTCGCTGTTCTATATGCATTCAGAGAATTAGATGTTCGGGTAGAAGAGATTCCGGCAAGTAAATTAGAAGCCATAAAGGGCTTAATAAACAGCTCCGGTGAAAATTTAAAAAACCAGATGCTGGAACATCATGTTATTCCTTTTATGTTTGACGAAAAAATAAAAGATAAACTCATCCTTGCCTCTATTGACCCCACTGATAGAAACATCCCCAAAATTGCTTTTGGTCTGAATGTAAAAAAGTATGAAGTAATTTTCATTAAGAAAAAAGATTACGAAAAACTTATCCAGTTAATTCTCCCTCCTGAAAATATCTATCTTAAAATGATGGAGGATGAATCTGCCGATATGATCCATCTCGAGCGTGATGAAAGCGGACTTGATGAGCAGGAACTTGATGCAGAAATAAACAAAAGTGCTTTAATAAATTTAGTTGAAGCTGCACTTGTTGAAGGTGTTAGAAAGGGTGCAAGCGATATTCATTTTGTCCCCAAAGTTGGGAATAAAACTGAAATATATTTTCGTCTCGATGGTGAACTCCAACTTTGGCACACACAGGAAAACACATTGCCCGAGGCTATCGTTTCTGTAATTAAAGATCGCGGAAAGGGTATGGATAGATTTGAAAGAGAAATGGCGCAGGATGGTTTTATGCAGCGCGAAATTGATGATCATATCATTCGGTATAGAGTTTCAGTGCTGCCAATGGTTGGGACTGAATTAAAAAATAAATTTGAAAGTATTGTAATAAGAATTCTTGACGATAGAAAAGTTATCACTGATCTTGAAAAGCTTGGGTTAAGCGGTTACAGCAAAGATGCATTTATAAAAGCTATCAAGCAGCCGCAGGGAATGGTTATCCTAACCGGACCAACAGGGAGTGGAAAAAGTACAACCCTCGTTGCGGCATTGTACCAGGTAATTGATCCAACTGTAAACGTGCTAACAGTTGAAGATCCGGTGGAGTATGTAATTAAAGGGGCAAGACAATTAAAAATTGGCTTTAAAATGAATTTTGAGCAGGCAATCCGGTCAATTCTTCGTCACGATCCCGATATTGTTCTTGTCGGTGAAATGCGTGACAAGGAAACTGCAGAAGTTGCTGTTAAATTAGCTAATACCGGGCACTTAACTTTTTCTACGCTTCACACAAATGACGCTCCAAGCGCAGTGGCAAGATTATATAAGATGGGAATCGAACCATTTCTAATAGCTTATGCAATTAATTTAATTGTGGCACAAAGGTTGATTAGAAGGCTTTGCAATGACTGTAAGAAAAAACTTGCGAATTTTGATGAGCCATTAATGGAAGCCGCGGGGCTAAACATTGCAGAATGGCGAAATTATACGGTTTATGAAGCCAAAGGATGTTCAAAATGCGGCGGTTCTGGTTATAAAGGCAGGCTCGCTATTCACGAGGCTTTGTATTTTACAAAGGAGATTCGCCAAATCATCGTTCGCTCTGGAGAAGACGTAGATGAAGAAAAGGTGCGAATTCAGGCTAAAAAGGACGGTACTCTTAATCTTAGAGAAGCCGGACTGGAAAAAGTGAAACTTGGCTTATCCTCAATCGAGGAAGTCTTAGCTTCCACTTCTGATGAGTAA
- a CDS encoding type II secretion system F family protein yields MLEYKFTAQKTSGQTITGTLSVNSAKEGKQKIQKLADKNHLKILSIEKKSTFLYKVRKGKEKPITGEQKAFNKREVEDALRRMGYNIVSVHKKLLDFQRKPPTSDIVTFVKISAELLDQKLAYAEILTLLINDTQNKALKETLKEINNELKKGADSETTFLRYQVVFGKFTAYMLGLASKSGNMAEIYKSTAKFLERRQEFRKNLKSALITPAVTLFVLFLAVLFYVGYIFPETAKLFVKFGIDLPPMTAFTLKISDFLVENWMLVGLVCAIPPIVFWQWSKTKKGGLWVDKFMLSIPVLGPLVHKTLIEVYCRVFYALYSGSAESIEPIKIAAEATDNRYFEERIKTIAIPMMIKKGIGMTDSFEAAGVFTETALSRFHSGEETGTIKNTTLQLANYYESETVYKLKNLIELIQVVIAMVIMVVMIALTLVSAETATVRPKTPGAASIIQIENNQT; encoded by the coding sequence ATGCTAGAATATAAATTTACTGCACAGAAAACTTCGGGACAGACCATCACCGGAACTCTTTCGGTGAACTCTGCTAAAGAAGGAAAACAAAAAATTCAGAAGCTTGCGGATAAAAATCATCTCAAGATTCTGAGCATCGAAAAAAAATCCACCTTCCTGTATAAAGTCAGAAAAGGTAAAGAGAAGCCTATTACCGGCGAGCAAAAAGCTTTCAATAAAAGGGAAGTTGAAGACGCTTTAAGAAGGATGGGGTATAATATTGTTTCGGTTCATAAAAAACTTCTCGATTTCCAACGTAAACCTCCTACCTCCGACATTGTTACTTTTGTAAAAATAAGCGCGGAACTGCTTGATCAAAAATTAGCTTATGCCGAAATATTAACCCTGCTTATTAACGACACACAAAACAAGGCACTTAAAGAAACATTAAAAGAAATTAATAATGAATTAAAAAAAGGCGCTGACAGTGAAACTACATTTTTGAGGTATCAAGTCGTATTCGGAAAATTTACGGCTTACATGCTTGGGCTTGCATCTAAAAGCGGCAACATGGCGGAAATCTATAAATCGACAGCAAAGTTTTTAGAGCGCAGACAGGAATTTAGGAAAAATCTTAAAAGCGCATTAATCACTCCTGCAGTTACTCTTTTCGTTTTATTTCTTGCAGTGCTTTTCTATGTCGGGTATATATTTCCCGAAACTGCAAAACTATTTGTTAAATTCGGTATTGATCTGCCGCCTATGACTGCATTTACACTAAAGATCAGTGACTTTCTTGTTGAGAATTGGATGTTAGTTGGGCTTGTTTGTGCCATCCCCCCCATCGTTTTTTGGCAATGGTCAAAAACGAAAAAAGGCGGGTTATGGGTTGATAAATTTATGTTGTCCATTCCTGTTTTGGGTCCGTTGGTTCATAAAACATTAATTGAAGTTTATTGCCGCGTGTTTTATGCTCTTTACAGCGGCTCTGCCGAAAGCATAGAGCCAATCAAAATTGCTGCAGAAGCAACTGACAATCGTTATTTCGAAGAGCGAATTAAAACAATTGCAATTCCAATGATGATTAAAAAGGGAATTGGAATGACAGACTCATTTGAAGCCGCAGGAGTTTTTACAGAAACAGCTCTCTCGCGATTTCATTCCGGCGAAGAAACAGGTACTATTAAAAACACGACACTGCAATTAGCAAATTACTACGAAAGCGAAACGGTTTATAAATTGAAAAATTTAATTGAACTTATCCAGGTAGTAATTGCAATGGTTATTATGGTTGTCATGATTGCATTAACACTTGTCTCTGCCGAAACAGCTACAGTTCGTCCTAAAACACCGGGGGCTGCATCAATTATTCAAATTGAAAATAATCAGACATGA
- a CDS encoding response regulator: MKISLRILLINFLIVVVIITSAAVAFYSLMYNVISQKQTEQLLFSVNNFTFRLNEELQATDEAFHNFSSKYSDVSLASDLENEDYLDFVFQTASKESFYVVKKTGKRNLISLLQNNDLKIFFSQNPYLLTREYQADDGSYYYYGRIINTDFLTELSKKINSDIAYVINNTTVEVSNASTNINYTYALNEAYSNLSPKSNFEIYHSEKDKSDLLVSIYRANILYNSNKKVEFLIFSSLSAATSLSDNIKEVLIIIGLSGIVLSLILTLLFTSKLRRQITELGEATEKTKRGDFKNKIKIKSTDEIGKLGEAFNLMLDELEKNQKAKNEYSEFISLINQNPTLSEITDAALKKIVETCHFTTGALFTIEDDTLQLRSFHGINPEQININKNISFYKPVIERKETLEINSSDLLPVVETGIFKIEIKNLLVVPVIYNNKVIAVLELGSVDKPSSEAKDYLSKIQEQLAIGITNANALIQLENFIAELKQLNVDYQQQNIQVRKQNESLLELHQKLKEKADELAIQKQKAEESTQLKSQFLASMSHELRTPMNSILGLTELIIEKASLDDKNKERLQVVYKSGKRLMNLINDILDLSKIEAGKMELREEDVLLEEILEEVETTINPLVTEKSLEFNIIRDTNTRILINTDRGKITQVLINLLGNAIKFTHQGGIELKISTTVDKMLQFDVKDTGIGISEENQKIIFEEFRQIDGSTTRRYGGTGLGLAITKKIIELLKGNIWVKSESGKGSTFSFTFPLIQAQTKIISTKANVNVGALIKNRSNPILVIDDDSEVRYTIGQYLISKGYSVEYAENSDDGIKKALELQPFAITLDIMMPDKDGWTVMKELKENEETKDIPVILISITGDKNLGYGLGAFEFFIKPLSADKLLSALNRLEMLAHKSIQKVVIVDDDELEFEKFKSEFKNDNIRIEYIQDSEFAFNKIAEVQPDLIIVDLMMPKVDGITLSHKLKSSSKTKHIPIIISTAKDISDEEKKSLSNIVDDITIKSKGHPLDVLKVVRDRIKLQEISYLNESSYSTAPKSDSPKIVETKSKEDENSSPRGEILIVDDDPDTLFTINEIVRSLNFKTKLARSGMECLQILQKQTPDLILLDIMMPAMDGFQTLKNIKANDKWKSIPVYAVTAKAMTGDKEIIIKSGFDDYIPKPVNSVIISFKIEQLLLKIKS, encoded by the coding sequence ATGAAAATAAGCCTGCGTATACTGCTTATTAATTTTCTGATTGTAGTTGTGATAATCACAAGTGCAGCAGTTGCATTCTATTCATTAATGTATAATGTCATTTCCCAAAAACAAACCGAGCAGCTTCTTTTTTCAGTAAATAATTTTACTTTCAGACTTAATGAGGAACTACAGGCAACTGACGAAGCGTTTCATAATTTTTCAAGTAAATATTCCGACGTATCACTTGCTTCGGATCTTGAAAACGAAGATTATTTGGATTTTGTTTTTCAAACTGCTTCAAAAGAATCTTTTTATGTAGTAAAAAAGACCGGCAAGAGGAATTTAATTTCGTTATTGCAAAATAATGACTTGAAAATATTTTTCAGCCAAAATCCATATCTACTAACTCGCGAATATCAGGCTGATGATGGAAGCTATTATTATTATGGCAGAATTATTAATACTGATTTTCTAACCGAGCTATCTAAGAAAATAAATTCCGATATTGCTTACGTTATTAATAATACTACTGTTGAGGTTTCGAATGCTTCTACAAATATAAACTATACTTATGCACTTAACGAGGCATATTCGAACTTGTCCCCCAAAAGCAATTTTGAAATTTATCATTCAGAAAAAGACAAGTCCGATTTATTAGTTTCAATTTATCGTGCCAATATATTATACAATTCAAATAAAAAGGTTGAGTTTCTAATCTTCTCAAGCCTGAGCGCGGCAACTTCTTTAAGCGATAATATCAAAGAAGTCCTTATAATTATTGGTTTGAGTGGGATAGTACTTTCATTGATACTAACACTTTTATTTACGAGTAAGCTGCGCAGACAAATAACTGAATTAGGCGAGGCAACAGAAAAAACTAAGCGTGGTGATTTCAAAAACAAAATAAAAATTAAAAGCACAGATGAAATTGGAAAGCTTGGCGAAGCATTTAACTTAATGCTTGATGAGCTTGAGAAAAATCAAAAGGCAAAAAACGAATATTCTGAATTTATCAGCCTAATAAATCAAAACCCCACCCTTTCTGAAATTACTGATGCGGCGCTCAAAAAGATTGTGGAGACTTGTCATTTTACTACAGGAGCATTATTTACAATCGAAGATGATACTCTTCAACTAAGAAGCTTCCACGGAATAAACCCTGAACAAATAAATATTAATAAGAATATTAGCTTTTATAAACCAGTTATTGAAAGGAAAGAAACGCTCGAAATTAATTCGTCCGATTTACTACCGGTTGTGGAAACAGGAATTTTTAAAATCGAGATCAAAAATCTTTTAGTCGTTCCGGTAATTTATAATAATAAAGTAATAGCAGTACTTGAATTGGGATCTGTTGATAAGCCCTCTTCCGAAGCGAAAGATTATTTATCAAAAATTCAAGAACAGCTTGCCATTGGAATTACAAATGCGAATGCTCTTATCCAATTAGAAAACTTTATTGCCGAGTTAAAGCAATTGAACGTTGACTATCAGCAGCAAAATATTCAAGTAAGAAAACAAAATGAATCGTTGCTTGAACTTCATCAAAAGCTTAAAGAAAAAGCCGATGAACTTGCAATTCAAAAACAAAAAGCAGAAGAATCAACTCAGCTTAAATCACAATTTCTTGCAAGCATGTCTCACGAATTGAGAACACCGATGAACTCAATACTTGGACTGACTGAATTAATTATTGAAAAAGCTTCACTCGACGATAAAAATAAAGAGAGATTACAAGTCGTTTATAAGAGTGGGAAGAGATTGATGAACCTAATCAATGACATACTTGATCTTTCCAAAATCGAAGCCGGCAAAATGGAACTTCGGGAAGAAGATGTGCTACTTGAAGAAATTCTTGAAGAAGTTGAGACCACTATCAACCCCCTGGTTACTGAAAAAAGTCTCGAGTTCAATATCATACGCGATACCAACACACGCATACTTATAAACACTGATCGAGGTAAAATAACGCAAGTATTGATAAATCTGCTGGGCAATGCTATTAAGTTTACTCATCAAGGTGGTATAGAATTAAAAATATCGACGACAGTAGATAAGATGCTTCAATTTGATGTTAAAGATACAGGGATAGGAATCTCGGAAGAAAATCAAAAAATTATTTTTGAAGAATTTAGACAAATTGATGGCAGTACTACAAGGCGCTATGGCGGCACTGGGCTTGGATTAGCAATCACAAAAAAAATTATTGAACTTTTGAAGGGTAATATCTGGGTAAAAAGTGAGTCGGGAAAAGGCTCAACTTTTTCATTTACTTTCCCACTAATTCAGGCTCAAACAAAAATAATATCTACTAAAGCAAATGTAAATGTAGGTGCACTTATAAAAAACAGAAGTAACCCCATCCTTGTAATTGATGATGATTCCGAAGTGAGATATACAATCGGTCAATATCTGATTTCAAAAGGCTACTCGGTTGAATATGCTGAAAATAGCGATGACGGAATTAAAAAAGCACTTGAGCTTCAACCTTTTGCTATCACACTTGATATCATGATGCCGGATAAAGATGGCTGGACAGTAATGAAAGAACTAAAGGAGAATGAAGAAACAAAAGATATCCCTGTTATACTTATTTCAATTACAGGGGATAAAAATCTCGGCTATGGATTAGGCGCATTCGAGTTTTTTATTAAACCGTTATCTGCTGATAAACTACTTTCTGCTTTGAACAGATTGGAAATGCTTGCTCATAAAAGTATTCAAAAAGTTGTTATTGTTGATGATGACGAACTTGAGTTTGAAAAATTTAAAAGTGAATTTAAAAATGATAACATAAGAATTGAATATATTCAGGACAGCGAGTTTGCTTTTAATAAAATTGCCGAGGTTCAGCCTGATCTAATAATTGTTGATTTGATGATGCCAAAGGTTGATGGGATCACATTATCACACAAGCTTAAGTCATCTTCTAAAACAAAGCATATCCCTATTATTATTTCTACAGCAAAAGATATTTCTGATGAAGAAAAAAAATCGCTTTCAAATATAGTTGATGATATTACTATTAAATCAAAAGGACACCCCCTCGATGTACTTAAGGTAGTGCGGGATAGAATAAAACTTCAGGAAATTTCTTACTTGAATGAATCTTCTTACTCAACTGCTCCTAAAAGTGATTCACCAAAGATAGTAGAAACCAAAAGTAAAGAAGATGAAAACTCATCCCCAAGAGGAGAAATACTTATCGTTGATGATGATCCGGATACTTTATTTACTATAAATGAAATTGTACGATCATTAAACTTCAAAACAAAACTTGCACGAAGCGGAATGGAATGCCTTCAGATTTTGCAGAAACAAACACCTGATCTGATACTTCTCGATATTATGATGCCTGCGATGGATGGATTCCAGACTTTGAAAAATATTAAAGCAAATGACAAATGGAAATCCATTCCTGTTTATGCTGTTACTGCAAAAGCTATGACGGGTGATAAAGAAATAATAATTAAAAGTGGTTTCGATGATTATATCCCAAAGCCTGTGAATTCTGTAATCATTTCGTTTAAGATCGAACAACTGCTTCTTAAGATTAAGAGTTAA
- a CDS encoding response regulator: MERILVVDDNLDICRTLRDDLNEVGYEAEFVTNGYDAISYLEKHRVDLMLLDLKMQGKDGFEVLKDVKANNIKTKVIVLTAYADVKSAIDSAKLGASDFISKPYDFDELIITIRKVLQRENDS, from the coding sequence ATGGAAAGAATTTTAGTAGTTGATGATAATCTCGACATTTGCAGAACGTTGAGAGACGACTTGAACGAAGTTGGCTATGAAGCTGAGTTTGTTACTAACGGTTATGATGCAATTAGCTACTTAGAAAAACATCGTGTTGATTTAATGCTTCTTGATCTTAAAATGCAAGGCAAAGATGGCTTTGAGGTATTGAAAGATGTTAAGGCAAATAATATCAAAACAAAAGTAATTGTCCTCACTGCTTATGCCGATGTTAAAAGCGCGATTGATTCAGCAAAGCTTGGTGCTTCCGACTTTATTAGTAAGCCTTATGATTTTGATGAGTTGATCATAACAATTCGTAAAGTTTTGCAGCGGGAAAATGATTCATGA
- a CDS encoding type II and III secretion system protein, which produces MKTLISIVGLFLLLNTQILSQNYLEKQFKGVNPDELVTLSANLPFNQAIALLSKVSESSTGKRIVSTVDLTTPIGIEIESMAYDKALVIIVQYAGLMYEVKEDVIIIKRHEATDTEKTPETYASVDTREVKISAVFFEMNVSEAKKRGIDWTLLFSQKGLDFGSDLLGENKQVTTSTTQTQTQEANFSVNASTDFDLGGFFGEATSVFRFFENEELGEIIANPSITVRDRNVGKIQVGSDFSIKQKDFAGNTVEKFYPTGTIIEVTPFIYTEDSVSYMLLNIAVERSSFLANEITSEIRKTNASTQVLMLNGEETVLGGLFINEETTTRNGIPFLKDLPWWVLGIRYLTGSDEKNVTKKELIILIKAELVPSLKDRISGVKETNPLKTELEQGRERIKYYQLQETSKKEE; this is translated from the coding sequence ATGAAGACACTAATATCAATTGTCGGGTTGTTTCTCCTTCTAAACACTCAGATTCTCTCCCAAAATTATTTGGAGAAACAATTCAAGGGCGTCAATCCTGATGAACTCGTTACCCTTTCTGCAAACCTTCCTTTCAATCAGGCTATTGCACTACTTAGCAAGGTAAGCGAAAGTTCAACGGGAAAAAGGATTGTATCAACTGTTGATTTAACCACCCCCATAGGAATTGAAATTGAGTCAATGGCTTATGATAAAGCGCTTGTCATTATCGTTCAATATGCGGGGTTGATGTATGAAGTAAAGGAAGATGTAATTATCATTAAAAGACATGAAGCAACCGATACAGAAAAAACTCCGGAAACTTATGCTTCTGTTGACACTCGAGAAGTTAAAATCTCGGCAGTGTTTTTTGAAATGAATGTTTCGGAAGCTAAAAAACGTGGAATAGACTGGACGTTGCTTTTTTCTCAAAAAGGACTTGATTTCGGAAGTGATCTTCTTGGGGAAAACAAACAGGTTACAACTTCCACAACTCAGACTCAAACACAAGAAGCTAATTTTTCCGTGAATGCTTCAACTGACTTCGACCTCGGAGGTTTCTTCGGTGAAGCTACTTCCGTTTTTAGATTTTTCGAAAATGAAGAATTAGGCGAGATAATTGCAAACCCGAGCATCACTGTTCGCGATCGAAACGTTGGCAAAATTCAAGTTGGTTCTGATTTTTCTATAAAGCAAAAAGACTTTGCGGGAAATACGGTTGAAAAATTCTATCCGACAGGAACTATTATAGAAGTAACTCCTTTTATTTATACAGAGGACAGTGTAAGCTACATGCTTCTTAACATTGCTGTTGAAAGAAGCTCATTCCTTGCAAACGAGATTACTTCTGAAATAAGAAAAACTAATGCAAGTACACAGGTACTAATGCTCAACGGTGAAGAGACAGTCCTTGGCGGATTATTTATTAACGAGGAAACAACAACCAGGAATGGTATCCCCTTTCTCAAGGATTTACCATGGTGGGTGTTGGGAATCAGGTATCTTACCGGAAGTGATGAGAAAAATGTTACTAAAAAAGAATTAATTATATTAATTAAAGCCGAGTTGGTGCCATCCCTTAAAGATAGAATTTCAGGAGTTAAAGAAACCAATCCTTTAAAGACGGAGCTTGAGCAGGGACGTGAAAGAATAAAATATTATCAATTGCAGGAAACAAGTAAAAAAGAAGAATAA
- the tadA gene encoding Flp pilus assembly complex ATPase component TadA, with amino-acid sequence MDAERNILTNFVSTIPGYYSNAERVAFVLKNIDNLSAVERTALRDLYNKFLVNMIEKEASDIETGGHGNEGYIWMRTHGIKERANDLPKFSNDETSTIIANLLNENQRNSLLQDRNLDFSHTFLYERKKIDVRFRSDVYFDLDTLTLNMRAINSAIRPLDTLGFHPNAVKWMSHAYIKFGLSLITGITGSGKSTTLDAIVDAHNDADPAHVIIIASPIEYVHSSRNCIIKHREVGKDVLSFKEGVTQALRQDPDIIIVGEMRDPDTILAALEVTDTGHKVFSTLHTSSAIESIDRIIAEMHPSEQDRVRNRLADVLISVVSQKLIPALDGRLVLAKEVLLVNPNVKAAIKNNNLSEIYMMMNQNNPMGMITMEQDLKRLYLAKKISLENAMAYSNNKTRMQQILTAI; translated from the coding sequence ATAGACGCAGAAAGAAATATCCTTACTAATTTTGTTTCAACTATCCCCGGTTATTATTCGAATGCCGAGAGAGTTGCTTTTGTGCTTAAGAATATAGACAACCTTTCTGCAGTAGAGCGAACGGCTTTAAGGGATTTGTACAACAAATTTCTTGTCAATATGATCGAAAAAGAAGCCTCAGATATTGAAACCGGCGGTCATGGAAATGAGGGTTATATCTGGATGAGAACTCATGGTATTAAAGAACGAGCCAACGACCTTCCTAAATTTTCAAACGACGAAACCTCCACCATTATTGCTAACCTATTAAATGAGAATCAGCGGAATTCACTTTTACAAGATCGCAATTTAGATTTTAGCCATACCTTTTTATACGAGAGAAAAAAAATTGACGTCAGATTTCGTTCTGATGTTTATTTCGATCTTGATACTCTAACTTTAAATATGCGTGCGATAAATTCTGCAATCCGTCCTTTGGATACTTTGGGGTTCCATCCTAATGCAGTTAAATGGATGAGCCATGCATACATAAAGTTTGGATTGTCATTAATTACGGGAATAACCGGCTCCGGTAAATCAACCACACTTGATGCCATTGTTGATGCGCATAATGATGCCGATCCAGCTCATGTAATTATAATAGCTTCACCTATTGAGTATGTTCATTCTTCAAGAAACTGTATTATTAAACATCGCGAGGTTGGAAAGGATGTTCTTTCTTTTAAGGAGGGAGTAACCCAGGCATTACGCCAGGATCCTGATATTATTATTGTTGGTGAAATGAGAGACCCGGATACAATTCTTGCAGCACTTGAAGTAACGGACACGGGGCATAAAGTTTTTTCTACATTACACACATCTTCGGCTATAGAATCTATTGATAGAATTATTGCAGAAATGCACCCGTCAGAACAAGATAGAGTTAGAAATAGACTTGCAGATGTGTTAATTTCCGTTGTGTCACAAAAATTAATTCCGGCATTGGACGGAAGATTGGTATTAGCCAAAGAAGTTTTACTTGTTAACCCCAACGTAAAGGCTGCTATCAAGAATAATAATCTCTCTGAGATTTATATGATGATGAATCAAAATAATCCCATGGGAATGATTACTATGGAACAGGATTTAAAACGCCTTTATCTTGCTAAGAAAATTTCGTTGGAGAATGCTATGGCATATTCAAATAATAAAACCAGAATGCAACAAATACTGACGGCAATTTAA
- a CDS encoding PEGA domain-containing protein, translated as MNKILSLLFILSIGFVLSSCDSTTDPVIPPVTTGSVYLESTPAGAEIWVDGVSSGKVTPDSVTNIEEGNHNITLKLADYDDTTFTMTVIAGQQVSNDVTMISNLFLTHYGGTVNIVRLWETLGTTSDQPSGLDLSSGNPYGISSSDADKVDIYYSSNGFLVKSADLASGLTRVTDFMVGGASDLNDGLDSPLRSTGLWLDNMGDRETNYVYLYDNDGHYSKLKIVQWGGGVPGEPAWVEVEWWYNETVDDVRF; from the coding sequence ATGAACAAAATACTCTCGTTATTATTCATTCTTTCAATTGGATTTGTTTTATCTTCCTGCGACAGCACTACCGATCCAGTAATTCCACCTGTCACTACCGGCAGCGTTTACCTCGAATCAACCCCTGCCGGAGCAGAAATTTGGGTAGATGGTGTAAGCTCCGGTAAAGTTACTCCTGACAGCGTAACTAATATAGAAGAAGGAAACCATAACATAACCTTAAAACTTGCCGACTATGACGATACAACTTTCACAATGACAGTGATTGCTGGACAACAGGTCTCTAATGATGTAACAATGATTTCAAATCTTTTCTTGACTCATTATGGTGGAACGGTTAATATAGTTAGGCTTTGGGAAACATTAGGAACAACCTCCGATCAACCAAGCGGGCTTGATCTATCTTCGGGAAATCCCTATGGAATATCTTCATCGGATGCCGATAAAGTTGATATTTATTACTCAAGCAATGGTTTCTTAGTAAAAAGTGCTGATCTTGCTTCTGGGTTAACAAGAGTTACAGATTTTATGGTTGGCGGCGCCAGTGATTTAAATGATGGACTTGACTCTCCGCTAAGATCCACCGGATTATGGCTTGATAATATGGGTGATAGGGAAACAAATTATGTTTATCTCTACGATAATGATGGGCACTATTCAAAATTAAAAATCGTTCAGTGGGGTGGGGGCGTACCTGGCGAACCTGCCTGGGTTGAAGTTGAATGGTGGTACAACGAAACAGTTGACGATGTAAGATTCTAA